Proteins co-encoded in one Opitutus terrae PB90-1 genomic window:
- a CDS encoding DEAD/DEAH box helicase, producing the protein MSTTPAAPLAPLPGPFNPDAVLDHFLGAMSQRGLTLFPEQEEAILELLAGHNVILNTPTGSGKSLVASALHFKSLCAGERSVYTCPIKALVNEKFLALCRDYGPENVGMMTGDASVNPQAPVLCCTAEILANIALHRGDRSDIRAVVMDEFHYYRDPERGYAWQVPLLTMPQTRFLLMSATLGATEFFEKELTRITGAPTVTVRGDRRPVPLTFEYSETPLTEKIAELIQMRRAPIYLVYFTQRSASDAAQALMSLNVCTKEEKAALQEALLGAKFNSPYGKEMKRWLRHGIGVHHAGLLPKYRVLVEQLAQKGLLKLICGTDTLGVGINVPIRTVLFTQLWKYDGIKAAVLSVRDFRQVAGRAGRKGFDDTGYVVVQAPEHVIENKRAEEKAAADPKKKKVVKQRAPEGAVSWDFRTYERLLAAPPEGLVSRFEISHGMLLLMLSRETDGCRAMRQMIADCHETPHKKKALRHRAWQLFRALLERKIVEFLPKATAAYSDVGPALAAGREGGVRSPVDDPGRRQAAALPPSKLRVNVDLQEDFSLHQALSLYLIDTLPLLDRESPDYPFDVLTLCEAIVEDPEQILRRQVDKLKTEKLAELKAADVPYEERMEKLDEVEHPKPRREFLYDTFNAWAAAHPWVGEENIRPKSIAREMYERYLSFADYIRDYGLERSEGLLLRHLSQTWKVLSQTVPDTAKTEPVIEMETYFRELIRGIDSSLLEEWERLRDPNFVAAETADKPERPATFDITRDRAGFRRLVRTALLGFLQDVAGGDWENAAERVGGGEGEPRRIEDAFMRYFDARGRFQLDPEGRSTKHTHWDATPDTGEWEIAQVLVDPAEQNDWEARFTVSLDQSRAESRVALRFVDVNEIGR; encoded by the coding sequence ATGTCGACCACGCCTGCCGCACCCTTGGCGCCGCTGCCCGGACCGTTCAACCCGGACGCAGTGCTCGATCATTTTCTGGGCGCGATGTCGCAGCGTGGGCTGACGCTGTTTCCGGAGCAGGAGGAGGCGATTCTCGAGCTGCTCGCCGGGCATAACGTGATCCTCAACACGCCCACCGGTTCGGGTAAATCTCTCGTCGCCTCGGCGCTGCACTTCAAGTCGCTCTGCGCGGGCGAACGTTCGGTCTACACCTGTCCGATCAAGGCGCTGGTGAACGAAAAGTTTCTCGCGCTCTGCCGCGACTACGGTCCGGAAAACGTCGGCATGATGACCGGTGACGCGAGCGTGAACCCGCAGGCCCCCGTGCTCTGCTGCACGGCGGAGATCCTGGCCAACATCGCGCTGCATCGCGGCGACCGCAGCGACATCCGCGCGGTGGTGATGGACGAGTTTCACTACTACAGAGATCCGGAGCGCGGCTACGCGTGGCAGGTGCCGCTGCTCACGATGCCGCAAACGCGCTTCCTGCTCATGTCGGCCACGCTCGGCGCGACGGAGTTCTTCGAAAAGGAACTCACCCGGATCACCGGCGCACCGACGGTCACGGTGCGCGGCGATCGCCGGCCGGTGCCGCTGACGTTCGAGTATTCGGAGACGCCGCTGACCGAGAAGATCGCCGAGCTGATCCAGATGCGGCGGGCGCCGATCTACCTGGTGTATTTCACGCAGCGGTCGGCATCGGACGCGGCGCAGGCGTTGATGAGCCTGAACGTCTGCACCAAGGAGGAAAAGGCGGCGCTGCAGGAGGCGTTGCTCGGCGCGAAGTTTAACAGCCCCTACGGCAAGGAAATGAAGCGCTGGCTGCGGCACGGCATCGGCGTGCATCACGCTGGTCTGCTGCCGAAGTATCGCGTGTTGGTGGAGCAGCTCGCGCAGAAAGGACTGCTCAAGTTGATCTGCGGCACGGACACGCTGGGCGTCGGCATCAACGTGCCGATCCGCACGGTGTTGTTCACGCAGCTGTGGAAATACGACGGCATCAAGGCGGCAGTTCTGAGCGTGCGCGATTTCCGGCAGGTGGCGGGCCGGGCCGGGCGGAAAGGTTTCGACGACACCGGCTACGTCGTCGTGCAGGCACCAGAGCACGTGATCGAGAACAAGCGCGCGGAGGAGAAAGCCGCGGCCGATCCGAAGAAGAAAAAGGTCGTGAAGCAGCGCGCACCCGAAGGCGCGGTGAGCTGGGATTTTCGCACCTACGAGCGGCTGCTGGCGGCGCCGCCGGAGGGGCTGGTGTCCCGGTTCGAGATTTCGCACGGCATGCTGCTGCTCATGCTGAGCCGCGAGACCGATGGCTGCCGGGCGATGCGGCAGATGATCGCGGACTGTCATGAAACGCCGCACAAGAAGAAGGCGCTGCGCCATCGCGCGTGGCAGCTTTTCCGCGCGCTGCTCGAACGGAAGATCGTGGAGTTTCTGCCGAAGGCCACGGCCGCATATTCCGATGTAGGGCCGGCGCTCGCCGCCGGCCGCGAAGGCGGGGTGCGTTCGCCTGTCGATGATCCCGGTCGCCGGCAAGCGGCGGCCCTACCGCCGAGCAAACTCCGCGTGAACGTGGACCTGCAGGAGGATTTCTCACTGCATCAGGCGCTCTCGCTCTACTTGATCGACACGCTGCCGCTGCTCGACCGCGAGTCGCCGGACTATCCGTTCGACGTGCTCACGCTGTGCGAGGCGATCGTCGAGGATCCCGAGCAGATCCTGCGGCGGCAGGTGGACAAGCTGAAGACGGAGAAGCTCGCCGAACTGAAGGCCGCCGACGTGCCGTATGAGGAACGGATGGAGAAACTCGACGAGGTCGAGCATCCGAAACCGCGACGGGAATTTCTCTACGACACCTTCAACGCCTGGGCGGCGGCGCATCCGTGGGTGGGCGAGGAGAACATCCGGCCTAAATCGATCGCGCGCGAGATGTATGAGCGCTACCTGTCGTTCGCCGACTACATCCGCGATTACGGTCTCGAACGCTCGGAAGGGCTGCTGTTGCGCCATCTTTCCCAAACCTGGAAAGTGCTGAGCCAGACGGTGCCTGACACCGCGAAGACGGAGCCGGTCATCGAAATGGAAACCTATTTTCGCGAGCTGATCCGCGGGATCGACTCAAGCCTGCTCGAGGAATGGGAACGGCTGCGCGATCCGAATTTTGTCGCCGCGGAGACGGCGGACAAACCCGAGCGGCCGGCGACATTCGATATCACGCGCGATCGCGCTGGATTCCGGCGGCTGGTGCGCACGGCGCTGCTCGGTTTCCTGCAGGACGTGGCCGGTGGCGATTGGGAAAACGCCGCCGAACGCGTCGGCGGAGGCGAGGGTGAGCCGCGCCGGATCGAGGATGCGTTCATGCGCTACTTCGACGCCCGCGGTCGGTTCCAGTTGGATCCCGAAGGTCGCTCGACCAAGCACACGCACTGGGATGCGACGCCGGACACCGGCGAGTGGGAGATCGCGCAGGTGTTGGTGGATCCGGCGGAGCAGAACGACTGGGAGGCGCGATTCACCGTGTCGCTCGATCAATCCCGCGCTGAGAGTCGAGTCGCGCTGCGATTCGTGGATGTGAACGAAATCGGGCGGTGA
- the tsaD gene encoding tRNA (adenosine(37)-N6)-threonylcarbamoyltransferase complex transferase subunit TsaD, which produces MILALESSCDETAVAVFDPARGLVGEWVHSQIALHERHGGVVPDLATREHLRHFAPLLERAQAAVPFDAITQVAVTNGPGLAACLAIGVAAAKALALQWRVPLVGVNHLRGHVWSPFIRLHADAPAEFGDRLAALLPHLGLIVSGGNTLLFAVDRARQVTVLSTTRDDAAGEALDKGAKLLGLSYPGGPLIEKLAATGRADAYDFPRGIGRRDELDFSFSGLKTSLRYLIEKLSPEEVVARRSDLCASYQQAVVDALVRKTRAALRQGEGDYRSLGLSGGVANNRTLRAALEREAQRSQIPFFAAQPQHTGDNAGMIAFAAWADSAGTDAAGMKLTVEPSATIGETVKR; this is translated from the coding sequence ATGATCCTCGCGCTCGAAAGTTCCTGCGACGAAACCGCGGTGGCGGTATTCGACCCGGCGCGCGGCCTCGTCGGCGAGTGGGTGCACAGTCAGATCGCGCTGCACGAGCGCCACGGTGGCGTCGTGCCGGACCTAGCCACCCGCGAGCACCTGCGGCATTTCGCGCCGCTGCTCGAACGGGCGCAGGCGGCAGTGCCGTTTGACGCGATCACGCAAGTCGCGGTGACCAACGGGCCCGGGCTCGCGGCCTGCCTCGCGATCGGCGTGGCCGCGGCGAAAGCGCTGGCGCTCCAATGGCGCGTGCCGCTCGTCGGAGTCAACCACCTGCGCGGGCACGTCTGGTCGCCGTTCATTCGACTCCACGCTGACGCGCCGGCGGAGTTCGGCGATCGGCTCGCCGCGCTGCTGCCGCATCTCGGGCTGATCGTGTCGGGTGGCAACACGCTGCTGTTCGCGGTTGATCGCGCGCGCCAGGTCACCGTGCTCTCCACGACGCGCGACGACGCGGCGGGCGAGGCGCTCGACAAAGGCGCGAAGCTGCTCGGACTCAGCTATCCGGGCGGACCGCTGATCGAGAAACTCGCGGCGACAGGTCGCGCCGACGCGTATGATTTCCCGCGCGGAATCGGCCGGCGCGACGAACTGGATTTCAGTTTTTCCGGGCTGAAGACGAGCTTGCGCTACCTCATCGAGAAGCTCTCGCCCGAGGAGGTCGTGGCCCGTCGATCCGACCTGTGTGCGAGCTACCAGCAGGCGGTGGTCGACGCGCTCGTCCGCAAAACGCGCGCCGCGCTGCGGCAGGGTGAGGGCGACTACCGCAGCCTTGGGCTTTCCGGCGGCGTCGCGAACAACCGCACGCTGCGCGCGGCGTTGGAGCGCGAGGCGCAGCGGTCGCAGATCCCATTTTTCGCGGCGCAGCCGCAGCACACGGGCGACAACGCCGGCATGATCGCGTTCGCGGCGTGGGCTGATTCCGCCGGCACGGATGCCGCGGGCATGAAGCTGACGGTGGAGCCGAGCGCGACAATCGGTGAAACGGTGAAGCGGTGA
- a CDS encoding S41 family peptidase — protein MFRRILVLAVGVALGFALTVTAARLSLAWSWWPNRELNRSTDYVRDVLRMVNENYVDAGRAGYRQLAKQAVHGMVESLDPHSEFLEPGDFDELEEQLTGDFSGIGIQVELRKGHVLVIAPIANSPSERAGVQRGDEILSVDGKGLDKESPMEGVIENLRGKPGTQVTIELLRASTGQRFRHTLTRELIQLESVRAPQVLADHTGYILITDFSERTGEEFGRALDTLLQEGVDSLVIDLRNNPGGLLDAAVAVAEPFFRRGELIVYTRGRKAIDSESFHAEVDGEPLDLPVVVLINAGTASAAEVVTGALKDTGRAVVLGERSFGKGSVQSIFKLNDGEGLRLTTARYFTPNGISIHEKGIAPHVELVLSPEEDSKLRVQRTRPDVTDPAEFKARFGFTPIEDRQLAAALGVLRGIKLLDQRRTVAAAGEPVAHR, from the coding sequence ATGTTTAGACGGATCCTCGTGCTCGCGGTGGGCGTCGCGTTGGGCTTTGCGCTCACGGTGACGGCGGCCCGGCTTTCACTTGCGTGGAGCTGGTGGCCTAATCGCGAGCTCAACCGCTCCACCGACTATGTGCGCGACGTCCTCCGGATGGTGAATGAAAACTATGTCGACGCGGGCCGCGCGGGCTACCGTCAGCTGGCGAAACAGGCGGTGCACGGCATGGTCGAGTCGCTCGACCCACATTCGGAATTCTTGGAGCCGGGCGATTTCGACGAGCTGGAGGAACAGCTGACCGGCGACTTCAGCGGCATCGGCATCCAGGTCGAACTGCGCAAAGGTCACGTACTCGTCATCGCGCCGATCGCGAACTCACCGAGCGAGCGCGCGGGCGTCCAGCGCGGCGACGAGATTCTGAGTGTTGACGGCAAGGGGCTGGACAAGGAGTCGCCGATGGAGGGCGTGATCGAGAACCTGCGGGGCAAACCCGGCACGCAGGTGACGATCGAGCTGTTGCGCGCGAGCACGGGCCAGCGGTTCCGACACACGCTCACGCGTGAGCTGATCCAACTCGAGAGCGTGCGCGCGCCGCAGGTGCTCGCCGATCACACGGGCTACATCCTGATCACCGATTTTTCCGAGCGCACCGGCGAGGAGTTTGGCCGGGCGTTGGACACGCTGCTGCAGGAGGGCGTTGACAGCCTGGTGATCGACTTGCGCAACAATCCCGGTGGACTGCTCGATGCCGCGGTTGCCGTGGCCGAGCCGTTTTTCCGGCGAGGCGAGTTGATCGTCTACACGCGCGGCCGCAAGGCGATCGACTCGGAGAGCTTTCACGCGGAAGTCGACGGCGAACCGCTGGACCTGCCGGTCGTTGTGCTCATCAACGCCGGCACCGCCAGCGCAGCCGAGGTGGTGACTGGGGCCTTGAAGGACACGGGCCGTGCAGTCGTGCTCGGCGAGCGGTCGTTCGGCAAGGGCTCCGTGCAATCGATCTTCAAGCTCAACGACGGCGAGGGCCTGCGGCTGACCACCGCGCGCTACTTCACGCCGAACGGCATCAGCATTCACGAGAAAGGCATCGCGCCGCACGTGGAGCTGGTGCTGTCGCCGGAGGAGGACAGCAAGCTGCGCGTGCAGCGCACGCGGCCGGACGTGACGGATCCGGCCGAGTTCAAAGCTCGGTTCGGCTTCACGCCGATCGAAGACCGGCAACTCGCGGCGGCGCTCGGCGTGCTCCGTGGCATCAAGCTGCTGGATCAGCGGCGCACAGTGGCCGCGGCGGGCGAGCCGGTGGCGCACCGATGA
- a CDS encoding SAM-dependent methyltransferase has protein sequence MSAPTEPSAEFLALFRAQADADERMDFARFMALALYAPGVGYYRRGQPRIGFGQGTDFFTASSSGPVFGELVACACAELLGAAAAQATFVEIGNETPGGILAGVPHPFAGVRTLPLGEPIELSGACVVFSNELFDAQPFRRFAFRDGAWRELGVAFRGGRLVETELETAPPDELPTLAPEGYVIDAPIAAAALAGQIAAQPWTGLFVAFDYGKSWRELTEACPAGTARAYHAHQQSNDLLARPGEQDLTCHVCWDWIAAALTKHGFAAPALDSQEAFLIRHAQSAIAAISTSEAAHYSRKKLSLLQLLHPSHLGQKFQVLHARR, from the coding sequence ATGTCCGCTCCGACCGAACCTTCGGCTGAGTTTCTCGCCCTCTTCCGCGCGCAGGCGGATGCCGACGAGCGGATGGACTTCGCCCGGTTCATGGCACTGGCGCTCTACGCGCCGGGTGTCGGCTATTACCGCCGCGGCCAGCCGCGGATCGGGTTCGGCCAGGGCACGGACTTTTTCACGGCCAGCAGCAGCGGACCGGTCTTTGGCGAACTCGTCGCCTGCGCCTGCGCGGAGTTGCTCGGCGCGGCGGCCGCGCAGGCCACGTTCGTCGAAATCGGCAACGAAACCCCGGGCGGCATCCTCGCGGGCGTGCCACATCCGTTCGCCGGCGTGCGCACGCTCCCGTTGGGTGAACCGATCGAGCTGAGCGGAGCGTGCGTCGTGTTCTCGAACGAGCTGTTCGACGCGCAACCGTTTCGGCGGTTCGCCTTCCGTGACGGGGCGTGGCGCGAACTCGGCGTCGCCTTTCGCGGCGGCCGACTCGTCGAAACGGAATTGGAAACCGCCCCGCCGGACGAACTCCCCACGCTCGCACCCGAAGGCTACGTGATCGACGCGCCGATCGCCGCCGCCGCGCTCGCGGGCCAAATCGCCGCGCAGCCGTGGACGGGATTGTTCGTCGCTTTCGATTACGGCAAATCGTGGCGTGAGCTCACCGAGGCATGCCCGGCCGGCACCGCCCGCGCTTACCACGCCCACCAGCAAAGCAACGATCTGCTCGCCCGTCCCGGGGAGCAGGACCTCACGTGTCACGTGTGCTGGGACTGGATCGCGGCGGCGCTGACGAAGCACGGCTTCGCGGCGCCCGCGCTCGATTCCCAGGAGGCGTTCCTGATCCGGCACGCGCAATCCGCGATCGCCGCGATTTCCACCAGCGAAGCCGCCCACTACAGCCGCAAGAAGCTGTCGCTGCTGCAGCTGCTGCATCCCAGCCACCTCGGGCAGAAGTTTCAGGTGCTGCACGCGCGGCGATGA
- the rpmB gene encoding 50S ribosomal protein L28 codes for MARICAITGRRPVKGSIINRKGQSKKSGGIGTHVTTITKRKFRPNLQRIRVKLPNGGTKRMLVSVKALKAGLVEKA; via the coding sequence ATGGCTAGAATCTGTGCAATCACCGGTCGCCGGCCCGTCAAGGGCTCGATCATCAACCGCAAAGGTCAGTCGAAGAAGAGCGGCGGCATCGGCACGCACGTGACCACCATCACGAAGCGCAAGTTTCGGCCGAACCTCCAGCGCATCCGCGTGAAGCTGCCGAACGGCGGCACCAAGCGCATGTTGGTGTCCGTCAAGGCCCTGAAGGCCGGTCTGGTCGAAAAGGCCTGA